The genomic stretch TGTGGAGGATTCCTGACTGCCGTGTACTtcactggaggaggagggggcttgaagggaggaggaagatcATCCCTAGAAAGAGAACACAAAAttataggtaaaaaaaaaaactccattaAGCTCATGTCATTAAACTCCAAAAGTAACCTCTTTTTGAGCACTCTTCTTCTGTACATAATGAGAGCTACAATGATCAGTAAAACGCTTCCAATGATAATCAGTGCCAAAACCAAATGGCTCCGCCCTTCACTGTCTGCTGGATCTGGAAGACAAAAAATGTCATACACTTTGAGGTAAGACTTACAGCTACATCTCTGATATCAGTATAGTTATGTAAACTCAAACACAATGTGAATAGTTTGCTTTGAAGCAGCAGAGCTAGTCTTCCTCTTTGACACACACCTTTACTTTCATTTTAATGAGATTAAGGCGCACTTTCTCTccaatacttttttaaattaaatacctGGTGTTACTTATCAATGTATGGGATTTACATTGATAATGATAACAGATTCAGATATCAATTTATACCTGTTGTAGTATATAACTTGAGATGTTATGAGTGCAGTTTGGTTCAGGTATGTGGTCAGATCATAGAGATACTTAATCATTCTGAGAGCTGTTAGTCCTGCCTTTCTCccttttacttacttttactttctgcACAGGCCATATCTTTAGCTGACCTTGCATTGTTTTGGTCGACTGCGGCACAAATTTAAACATGCTTCTGCTTTTCAGTAAAACACAACAATACTTTACCTTGTTGGCCCGTGACATCTGAGGTATAAGTAGTATGTCCAGGTCTGGAAGGCAATGTAGCACCTGCAGTCCCCAAGAATGTGGTAGGAGCAGGGGTGGTGGACTTGGATGCTTTTGAAGGATGCTCTGCCTCATTTGGAGCAGAATCATAAACTATTGAAACATTACTTGTATTATTCACATATGGCTGAGTTGTGTGGATTTTTACCGTGTGATTGTAACTCATGTTTCTGTTGAATATTTCTGAATGGTTGAAATGTTGACTTACAGTGCTCACAGTATCAAAGCTTTCTGAATGATTATACCTTAGGGTTGTATTGTAAGTTTCTGATTGACTTAAGCCTGTGCTggcctctgattggttgaaatgTTGACTTACAGTGCTCACAGTAGCAAAACTCTCTGATCCATTGTAACTCAACGTTGTATTATGAGGTTCTGATTGGGTGTAGCTTAGACTAGTATTATACATGGTGCtgcctgttgtgttttgtgtattttctgttgCAAAGGTGATGACAGAAGAATATCTGGTGGTCCCATTTTCattgctgctactgctattgtgAGGAGACAGAGTTGAAGCATCTGAAAaagtaaacataataataacaacaacaacaacaacaacaacaacaacaacaacaacaatactactactactactactactaataataataataaaaactgcaagcagtgataaaggccctcgccaccccttgcgaccgcgggatacaggccacagtgaagatcctgcctttcgttcccgcttacatcacccctccccccaaaatcaaagtatgatgagaggaatgtGTGTAcaatgacaaagtaattatttttcatcccagttaaccaaaacccatgtatttcaatgagaaatgtcagatgttgccatggcaacacctttgaaaatagaggtatattgtcattggcttttttgttcagtatgtcaatagggatgtccatgccaaatttcaaatgtttgtgacaaagtcattttttgcaTACCATTAAAAGGGGGTCAAAAAATGGCTTCAAAGAGCcaacc from Periophthalmus magnuspinnatus isolate fPerMag1 chromosome 14, fPerMag1.2.pri, whole genome shotgun sequence encodes the following:
- the si:ch1073-15f19.2 gene encoding T-cell surface protein tactile, which translates into the protein MTQRSTLKTASFLLLLASITQGDVPVFHYKTKEALVGQNVSLPCFLENISGITIVSAEWKNSFSKLALYVSNYGHKMFSPNVTLKTIYKDNNTLLGTRLELQNISKKDAGTYTCDISAFPTGSHQGQTKLSIKDKIECNRNSSIEVHFGKNVTIHCQEFSNVTYTWTKDEVVVSDSSSLHLQSVSVASAGLYTLTVHTGNSLLQKAFNISVSTQTTSYWADASTLSPHNSSSSNENGTTRYSSVITFATENTQNTTGSTMYNTSLSYTQSEPHNTTLSYNGSESFATVSTVSQHFNQSEASTGLSQSETYNTTLRYNHSESFDTVSTVSQHFNHSEIFNRNMSYNHTVKIHTTQPYVNNTSNVSIVYDSAPNEAEHPSKASKSTTPAPTTFLGTAGATLPSRPGHTTYTSDVTGQQDPADSEGRSHLVLALIIIGSVLLIIVALIMYRRRVLKKRDDLPPPFKPPPPPVKYTAVRNPPQFFPTDRCNSVTMISMEKRHSFV